From a single Pseudalkalibacillus hwajinpoensis genomic region:
- a CDS encoding ABC transporter permease, whose protein sequence is MDFMQILQLVIPAAIFSAAPLIFTALGGVFSERSGVVNIGLEGLMLMGAFTGALFTILGEQWGMGAASPWFSLIIAIIVGMLFSLLHAVASISFRADQVVSGVALNFLAAGLAIFLVKKIFDAGQTPIIQERIYKTDVPLLSDIPFIGPLFFSSAYYTSYIAIALAIFVWWVIFKTPFGLRLRSVGEHPMAADTMGINVTKMRYIAVMLSGGFAGLGGAVYATSIAGNFSHATISGQGFMALAAMIFGKWHPLGAMGAALFFGLAQSLSITGQQIPGLKEIPEVYLLISPYVLTILALAGLVGRADAPKAIGQPYEKGKR, encoded by the coding sequence ATGGATTTCATGCAGATTCTTCAGCTCGTTATTCCTGCGGCTATCTTTTCAGCAGCTCCCCTGATTTTCACTGCGCTTGGTGGCGTATTCAGTGAACGGTCAGGTGTTGTTAACATCGGTCTTGAGGGTCTTATGTTGATGGGAGCTTTTACAGGTGCGCTCTTTACGATTCTGGGTGAACAATGGGGGATGGGCGCGGCCTCTCCATGGTTTTCACTCATTATCGCGATTATCGTTGGTATGCTCTTCTCATTGCTCCATGCTGTAGCGAGTATTTCATTCAGGGCCGATCAGGTTGTTAGTGGTGTTGCCCTTAACTTCCTTGCAGCAGGACTTGCCATCTTCCTTGTGAAAAAGATCTTTGATGCAGGTCAAACACCGATTATTCAAGAACGTATTTATAAAACAGATGTGCCTTTACTAAGCGATATTCCTTTCATAGGACCACTGTTTTTCTCAAGTGCTTACTACACTTCTTATATTGCGATTGCGCTTGCCATTTTCGTATGGTGGGTGATCTTTAAAACACCATTTGGTCTTCGTCTCCGATCAGTAGGTGAACACCCGATGGCAGCAGATACAATGGGTATTAACGTAACGAAAATGCGCTACATCGCCGTCATGTTAAGTGGTGGATTTGCCGGTCTTGGTGGAGCTGTTTATGCAACGTCAATCGCTGGTAACTTCAGTCATGCGACCATTTCTGGTCAGGGCTTCATGGCGCTCGCGGCCATGATCTTTGGAAAATGGCATCCGCTTGGTGCGATGGGCGCGGCCTTATTCTTCGGTCTTGCTCAGTCGCTTAGTATTACAGGCCAGCAAATTCCTGGTTTAAAAGAAATTCCAGAAGTTTATCTTCTTATCTCTCCTTATGTTCTCACTATTCTTGCGCTTGCTGGACTTGTGGGAAGAGCGGATGCACCGAAAGCGATCGGACAGCCGTATGAAAAAGGAAAACGATAG
- a CDS encoding helix-turn-helix domain-containing protein, producing the protein MTELGQRLKEARNDKGLSIEEIQSITKIQKRYLHAIEEGNYELLPGNFYTRAFIKNYAEAVGLSGEDLLDEHASEIPKATLDVPENLPPRKMRTPGKSSSSSKWSSLMPSILVVLLIIGVAALIWYVVQSGDQETSKTASTNQAEEQVSSDENSSDVPASDAVSDTEKSEEAAEPKEEEAATEEKPAEEETTEEVPDEKPEMAIKKVKSNTGSSTFEITNTDQFEVKLQATGGSWVALTGASDKKYVYESLGKGKEVTQNLSSESSATLRLGSSPNINVFVNGEKIDIPKEPVVQNVTFNFKKAE; encoded by the coding sequence TTGACAGAGCTAGGTCAACGATTGAAAGAAGCTCGAAATGATAAGGGATTATCCATCGAGGAAATTCAGTCCATTACAAAGATTCAGAAGCGCTATCTTCATGCAATAGAAGAGGGAAATTACGAACTGCTTCCAGGTAATTTTTATACGCGTGCATTTATTAAAAACTATGCGGAAGCAGTTGGCTTGAGCGGAGAAGATCTGCTCGATGAGCATGCTTCTGAAATTCCAAAAGCAACATTGGATGTGCCTGAAAATCTTCCGCCGAGAAAGATGAGAACCCCAGGTAAATCATCGTCATCATCAAAATGGTCTTCACTGATGCCGTCGATCCTAGTGGTGCTCTTGATTATCGGTGTGGCAGCCTTGATCTGGTATGTGGTTCAAAGTGGTGATCAGGAAACAAGCAAGACTGCTTCTACAAACCAGGCAGAGGAACAGGTTTCAAGCGATGAAAACAGCAGTGACGTCCCGGCATCAGATGCAGTTTCTGATACAGAGAAGTCTGAAGAAGCGGCAGAACCGAAGGAAGAGGAAGCGGCTACTGAAGAAAAACCTGCTGAAGAAGAAACTACAGAAGAAGTGCCAGATGAAAAGCCGGAAATGGCTATAAAGAAAGTAAAAAGCAATACTGGGAGTTCTACTTTTGAAATCACTAATACTGATCAGTTTGAAGTAAAGCTTCAAGCTACTGGCGGCAGTTGGGTCGCATTAACCGGTGCAAGCGATAAGAAATACGTGTATGAAAGTCTTGGAAAAGGCAAAGAAGTGACGCAGAACCTTTCAAGTGAATCATCTGCAACGTTGCGACTTGGCAGCTCGCCGAACATTAACGTGTTTGTAAACGGTGAGAAAATCGATATTCCTAAGGAACCTGTAGTCCAGAATGTAACGTTTAACTTCAAGAAAGCCGAGTAG
- a CDS encoding DUF3243 domain-containing protein, which translates to MSVLDNFDSWKGFLHDRLNQGEEQGLSQEVVSDVAFQIGGYLADGVKAKNEQEQLLADLWHVASQEEQHAIANMMVKLVQNER; encoded by the coding sequence ATGTCTGTACTAGATAATTTTGATTCGTGGAAAGGTTTCTTGCATGATCGCCTTAACCAGGGTGAGGAGCAAGGACTTTCTCAAGAAGTTGTCTCAGATGTTGCATTCCAGATTGGCGGATATCTCGCTGATGGTGTGAAAGCGAAAAATGAGCAAGAACAGTTGCTTGCAGATTTATGGCACGTAGCAAGTCAAGAAGAACAGCATGCCATTGCAAATATGATGGTTAAGCTTGTTCAAAACGAAAGATAA
- a CDS encoding BMP family lipoprotein encodes MKKKYGFMLSAVLAAGTLLSACGSNEANNESSGGGSSEGEGSDFKVAMVTDTGGVDDKSFNQSAWEGLQQFGKDNGLEEDKGYKYVQSTAASDYQPNLSGLIREEYDLIFGIGFLMQQDIQTIAQQKPESQFALVDSVAVNEDGDPLENVASITFKEHQGSFLVGVIAGMQSESNKVGFIGGVNSELIKKFESGFKAGVKSVNPDAEIFTQYADDFNAAEKGQAIAVTLYDKGADIIYHAAGGTGNGVFTEAKNRAKNGEKVWVIGVDRDQHEEGMPENVTLTSMVKRVDTAVIEVSKQTMDGNFPGGQVTEFGLEEDGVGIAETQENVSEEALQKVEEYKEKIQSGELEVPSTDEEYKEFEGSL; translated from the coding sequence ATGAAGAAGAAGTATGGTTTCATGTTGTCGGCTGTATTAGCTGCCGGAACGCTTTTGTCTGCTTGTGGATCAAATGAAGCAAACAACGAGAGTTCTGGAGGCGGCAGTAGTGAAGGTGAGGGCAGCGATTTTAAAGTTGCGATGGTAACTGATACAGGCGGTGTAGATGATAAATCCTTTAACCAATCTGCATGGGAAGGTCTTCAGCAGTTTGGAAAAGATAACGGTCTTGAAGAAGACAAAGGCTATAAATATGTACAATCAACTGCAGCAAGTGATTACCAGCCGAACCTTTCCGGTCTAATCCGGGAAGAATATGATTTGATTTTCGGAATTGGTTTCCTTATGCAGCAGGATATTCAAACAATCGCTCAGCAAAAGCCCGAAAGCCAGTTTGCACTTGTTGATAGCGTAGCAGTTAACGAAGATGGTGATCCACTTGAAAACGTAGCTAGTATTACGTTTAAAGAGCATCAGGGATCATTCCTTGTTGGTGTCATTGCTGGTATGCAGTCTGAATCTAACAAGGTTGGCTTCATCGGTGGGGTTAACTCTGAGCTGATCAAGAAGTTCGAAAGTGGCTTCAAAGCAGGGGTTAAATCTGTTAATCCTGATGCGGAGATCTTTACACAATATGCTGATGATTTTAACGCTGCGGAAAAAGGACAGGCAATTGCCGTTACTCTATACGATAAAGGCGCAGATATCATCTATCACGCTGCCGGAGGAACAGGTAACGGTGTGTTCACAGAAGCGAAGAACCGTGCGAAAAACGGTGAAAAAGTCTGGGTTATTGGTGTAGACCGTGACCAGCATGAAGAAGGTATGCCGGAAAACGTAACGCTTACTTCAATGGTGAAGCGTGTTGATACAGCTGTAATCGAAGTGTCCAAGCAAACAATGGATGGAAACTTCCCTGGTGGACAGGTGACTGAGTTTGGTCTTGAAGAAGACGGCGTAGGTATTGCAGAAACGCAAGAAAACGTCTCTGAAGAAGCACTACAAAAAGTAGAAGAGTATAAAGAGAAAATCCAGAGCGGTGAATTGGAAGTTCCAAGTACTGACGAAGAATACAAAGAATTCGAAGGCTCTCTATAA
- a CDS encoding YmfK family protein — translation MEKKEWYLEYEIHKNRPGLLGDVASLLGMLGINIITINGVDDMRRGLLLLVDDIEQIERLESILNTMDNITITKMREPKLRDRLAVRHGRYIQRDADDKKTFRFIRDELGLLVDFLAEIFKQDGHKLVGIRGMPRVGKTESIVASSVCANKRWVFLSSTMLKQTVRTQIADDELNSDHIFLIDGIVSARRASERHWQVLRDIMRLPATKVVEHPDIFVQETEYTMNDFDYIIELRDDPEEEITYQVIENQASGFSSLDFN, via the coding sequence ATGGAAAAAAAAGAATGGTACCTTGAATACGAAATCCATAAGAACAGGCCGGGTCTTCTTGGAGACGTTGCTTCGTTGTTAGGGATGCTTGGAATCAATATTATTACGATTAACGGTGTTGATGATATGAGAAGGGGACTGCTTCTTCTCGTTGATGATATTGAACAAATTGAACGCCTTGAATCAATACTAAACACGATGGATAATATTACAATTACTAAGATGCGAGAGCCAAAACTACGTGATCGACTTGCCGTTCGTCACGGCAGATACATTCAACGCGACGCTGATGATAAGAAAACATTTCGATTTATTAGAGATGAGCTAGGTCTTCTTGTCGATTTTCTTGCAGAAATTTTTAAACAGGATGGCCATAAATTAGTGGGCATTCGCGGAATGCCCCGTGTTGGAAAGACGGAGTCAATTGTCGCTTCAAGCGTATGTGCGAACAAACGCTGGGTGTTTCTATCCTCTACTATGCTGAAACAAACTGTCAGAACACAAATTGCTGATGATGAATTAAACAGTGATCATATCTTTCTTATTGATGGAATTGTATCGGCAAGAAGGGCGTCTGAGCGGCACTGGCAGGTCTTACGGGACATTATGAGACTACCTGCAACGAAGGTTGTCGAACATCCTGATATATTTGTTCAAGAAACAGAGTATACGATGAACGATTTTGATTATATAATTGAATTGCGAGATGATCCGGAAGAAGAAATTACATATCAGGTGATTGAAAATCAGGCTTCAGGATTCTCAAGCTTAGACTTTAACTAA
- a CDS encoding ABC transporter ATP-binding protein — MEYVIEMRNIRKEFPGIVANDNITLQLQKGEIHALLGENGAGKSTLMNVLFGLYQPEQGEIHVRGKKVNITDPNIANELGIGMVHQHFMLVEKFTITENIILGNEPTTKGQVNLKKAAREVESISKQYGLAVDPHAKIEDISVGMQQRVEILKTLYRGADILIFDEPTAVLTPQEIKELIIIMKKLISEGKSIILITHKLKEIMEVSDRCTVIRRGVGIGTVDVANTNQDELASMMVGRKVNFSIQKKPSEPTTITLEIKNLIVEDARKVPAVNGMNLTVRAGEIVGIAGVDGNGQSELIEAITGLRKSKSGSVMLSGKDVTNWKPRRVTEGGIGHIPQDRHKHGLVLDFSIGENMVLQTYYKRPFSRNGILNFSTIMEKAKSLIKEYDVRTPSEATPARALSGGNQQKAIIAREIDRSPKLLIAAQPTRGLDVGAIEFIHSKLVEERDKGKGVLLISFELEEIMTVSDRIAVLYEGEMVAIVKPEETTEQELGLLMAGGKREKAGETP, encoded by the coding sequence ATGGAGTATGTAATTGAAATGAGAAATATTCGTAAGGAATTTCCAGGTATTGTCGCGAATGATAACATTACTCTCCAGCTGCAAAAAGGGGAGATTCATGCGCTGCTTGGTGAAAATGGTGCAGGTAAATCAACGCTGATGAACGTGTTATTCGGTCTTTATCAACCAGAGCAGGGTGAGATCCATGTTCGTGGTAAAAAAGTAAACATCACGGATCCGAACATAGCGAACGAGCTTGGTATTGGAATGGTGCACCAACACTTTATGCTAGTTGAAAAGTTTACTATAACCGAAAACATCATTCTTGGAAATGAACCTACCACAAAAGGACAGGTTAACCTTAAAAAGGCTGCTCGGGAAGTCGAATCGATTTCGAAGCAATATGGTTTGGCTGTTGATCCACATGCGAAAATTGAAGATATCTCTGTTGGCATGCAACAGAGAGTCGAAATTTTAAAAACCCTTTATCGCGGTGCAGACATATTGATTTTTGATGAACCTACTGCGGTGTTAACACCTCAAGAGATCAAAGAATTAATCATCATTATGAAAAAACTGATTTCGGAAGGTAAATCGATTATCTTAATTACACACAAGTTGAAGGAAATTATGGAAGTAAGTGATCGCTGTACGGTAATACGCCGTGGCGTAGGAATCGGCACGGTTGATGTTGCGAATACGAACCAGGATGAACTTGCATCAATGATGGTTGGACGCAAAGTGAACTTTTCCATTCAGAAAAAACCTTCAGAGCCGACAACAATTACGCTTGAGATTAAAAACCTTATTGTGGAGGATGCGAGAAAAGTCCCTGCTGTAAATGGAATGAATTTAACAGTCCGTGCAGGTGAAATTGTTGGAATCGCTGGTGTAGATGGTAATGGCCAATCTGAATTAATTGAAGCGATTACTGGACTCCGAAAATCAAAATCCGGTAGCGTCATGCTTAGCGGGAAAGATGTTACGAATTGGAAGCCGCGTCGCGTAACCGAAGGCGGTATTGGACATATTCCACAGGACAGGCATAAGCATGGCCTTGTATTGGATTTTTCTATTGGCGAAAACATGGTCCTTCAGACCTATTATAAAAGGCCTTTCTCAAGAAATGGTATTTTGAACTTTTCTACGATAATGGAAAAAGCAAAATCTCTTATTAAAGAGTACGATGTTCGTACGCCAAGTGAGGCAACCCCGGCACGAGCATTATCTGGTGGAAATCAACAAAAGGCGATTATTGCCCGTGAAATTGATCGTAGCCCTAAACTCCTGATTGCAGCCCAGCCAACCCGTGGACTTGATGTTGGAGCGATTGAATTTATCCACTCGAAATTGGTTGAAGAACGTGATAAAGGAAAGGGTGTCCTCCTGATCTCATTTGAACTCGAGGAAATTATGACCGTAAGCGATCGAATAGCGGTGTTATATGAAGGTGAAATGGTTGCGATTGTGAAGCCTGAAGAGACAACAGAGCAGGAGCTTGGCCTTTTAATGGCTGGAGGAAAGCGTGAAAAGGCTGGTGAAACACCATGA
- the yfmH gene encoding EF-P 5-aminopentanol modification-associated protein YfmH has translation MKTIPFDQLQETLYHQTMDNGLDVYVLPKKGFNKTYATFTTKYGSVDNHFIPLNGSENVQVPDGIAHFLEHKLFEKEDRDVFQDFSKQGASSNAFTSFTRTAYLFSTTQNVMKNLETLVNFVQDPYFSDRSVEKEKGIIGQEIEMYNDNSDWRAYFGIIENMFHHHPVKIDIAGTVESIAKITKESLYTCYDTFYHPSNMVLFVVGAVEPNEIMSFVEKNQAAKSYQDQPPIERFFDEEPKTVAEKKKVLPMSVQVAKCLVGFKEPNPGRQGQDLLKHELSLNLALDLMFGQSSENYETLYNEGLIDQSFSYDFTEEEKFGFSVVGSNTSSPDELADRLFKMIQTFRNHAVDEAKLERIRKKKIGSFLRALNSPEFIANQFTRYQFNNMDLFEVVPMLESLTAKDVEEAVKEHFAEESFTVCQVVPKA, from the coding sequence ATGAAAACTATTCCATTTGATCAACTACAAGAAACGCTTTATCACCAGACGATGGACAATGGTCTTGATGTGTATGTTCTTCCTAAAAAAGGATTTAATAAAACTTACGCGACTTTCACAACTAAATATGGTTCAGTCGATAATCATTTTATTCCTTTGAATGGGTCAGAGAATGTGCAGGTACCTGATGGCATCGCTCATTTTCTAGAGCATAAACTGTTTGAAAAAGAAGACCGTGACGTGTTTCAGGACTTTAGCAAACAGGGTGCATCATCCAATGCGTTCACCTCGTTTACAAGAACTGCTTATTTGTTCTCAACAACGCAGAACGTCATGAAGAATCTTGAAACCCTTGTTAATTTTGTGCAGGATCCTTATTTTAGCGACCGCAGTGTGGAGAAAGAAAAGGGCATTATCGGGCAGGAAATTGAGATGTATAATGACAATTCTGACTGGCGTGCTTATTTTGGAATCATTGAAAACATGTTCCATCATCACCCGGTGAAGATTGACATTGCAGGTACGGTAGAGTCGATTGCCAAAATTACAAAAGAGTCACTTTATACTTGTTATGATACGTTCTACCATCCTTCAAACATGGTTTTATTTGTAGTTGGAGCAGTAGAACCAAATGAAATTATGTCCTTCGTAGAAAAAAATCAGGCGGCTAAATCATATCAGGATCAACCACCAATTGAACGTTTCTTTGATGAAGAGCCGAAAACGGTTGCTGAAAAGAAAAAGGTTCTCCCAATGTCTGTTCAAGTGGCCAAATGCCTTGTTGGGTTTAAAGAGCCAAATCCAGGACGCCAGGGTCAGGACCTGTTAAAACATGAATTGTCGCTTAATCTTGCGCTCGATTTAATGTTTGGACAAAGCTCCGAGAATTATGAAACGCTCTATAATGAGGGATTAATCGACCAGAGCTTTTCATACGATTTTACGGAAGAAGAAAAGTTTGGCTTCTCGGTGGTTGGAAGCAATACAAGTTCTCCTGATGAACTCGCTGATCGACTATTCAAGATGATCCAAACGTTCCGAAATCATGCTGTTGATGAAGCGAAGCTTGAACGCATTCGTAAGAAGAAAATAGGGAGTTTCTTACGTGCATTGAACTCTCCAGAATTTATTGCGAATCAGTTTACTCGTTACCAATTCAACAACATGGATTTATTTGAAGTGGTACCTATGCTTGAGTCACTTACGGCTAAGGATGTTGAAGAGGCCGTTAAAGAACACTTTGCAGAGGAATCATTTACCGTATGCCAGGTTGTTCCAAAGGCATAA
- a CDS encoding ABC transporter permease has protein sequence MTFLKGQWSGIWVPLLSVALGLLVGGIIMLVSGYNPIVAYAALFNGIFSNTYVLGETVRQMTPLILSGLAVAFAFRTGLFNIGVEGQLLVGWLASVYVGLQFEGLSPIVHIPLAVIAAAVAGALWAFVPGFLKARYHVHEVITTIMMNYVALHVVNAIIRTYLLAPGERTDQINESASLQSAFLESITDFSRLHYGFVVAIIGAIIMWFLLWKTTMGYELRSVGFNKYASEYAGINVQRNIILSMVISGAFAGAAGAMEGLGTYGYMTVMADFTGVGFDGIAVALLGANGALGVVFASALFGGLKIGALNMQSVAQVPTQLVEIVIAMIIFFVASSYLIHWISNRVNKRGKI, from the coding sequence ATGACATTTTTAAAGGGGCAATGGTCCGGCATCTGGGTACCGCTACTTTCGGTAGCGCTCGGATTGCTTGTTGGCGGAATTATCATGCTCGTAAGTGGATACAATCCGATTGTAGCTTATGCGGCACTTTTTAATGGTATTTTTTCAAACACCTATGTGCTTGGTGAGACCGTACGTCAAATGACACCTCTCATTCTTTCAGGTTTAGCAGTGGCATTTGCTTTTCGTACAGGGCTTTTCAATATCGGAGTGGAAGGGCAGCTTCTCGTTGGATGGCTTGCTTCTGTATATGTCGGTCTTCAATTCGAAGGGTTGAGTCCCATTGTTCATATTCCATTGGCGGTTATTGCAGCAGCAGTCGCTGGAGCTCTTTGGGCATTTGTACCTGGATTTCTAAAAGCAAGATACCATGTACATGAAGTTATTACGACAATTATGATGAACTATGTTGCGCTACATGTAGTTAATGCTATTATACGAACCTATTTGCTTGCTCCCGGAGAGCGTACCGATCAAATCAATGAATCGGCGTCTCTTCAGTCTGCGTTTCTTGAGTCGATAACTGATTTTTCTCGCCTTCATTACGGCTTTGTAGTTGCGATCATTGGAGCGATAATTATGTGGTTCTTGCTCTGGAAAACGACTATGGGTTACGAACTTCGATCTGTAGGATTTAACAAATATGCTTCTGAGTATGCGGGGATTAACGTACAGCGTAACATTATCCTCTCGATGGTTATTTCTGGAGCGTTTGCCGGTGCGGCTGGTGCAATGGAGGGTCTTGGCACATATGGCTATATGACAGTTATGGCAGACTTTACTGGAGTAGGCTTCGACGGCATAGCTGTTGCACTTCTTGGTGCGAATGGTGCGCTTGGCGTTGTTTTTGCCTCAGCCCTGTTTGGCGGACTTAAAATTGGTGCGCTGAACATGCAATCTGTGGCGCAGGTACCAACCCAGCTTGTTGAAATTGTGATTGCGATGATTATTTTCTTTGTCGCATCCAGCTATTTGATTCACTGGATTAGCAACAGGGTGAACAAAAGGGGGAAAATTTAA
- the ymfI gene encoding elongation factor P 5-aminopentanone reductase: MKRILVTGASGGIGLAVAERYLRQGDQVYAHYHSNIDSITKLHRDYPDGNITPVKADLTEKSGFRAIVSEVPSIDTLILNAGNSFIGLLTDMSEEDIDDMISLHLTSSIKLARYYTKEMVQKKKGSIVVVSSVFGLTGASCEAVYSSVKGGLNAFVKGLAKELGPSGIRVNAVAPGYIATPMNEEITGDDEQVLIDEIPLGRPGKPGEVASLISFLDSNEALYISGQVISIDGAWQ, from the coding sequence ATGAAACGTATTTTGGTAACCGGCGCGAGCGGGGGCATTGGTTTAGCTGTGGCAGAACGGTATCTTAGGCAGGGAGATCAGGTTTACGCCCATTACCATTCCAATATTGATTCTATTACAAAGCTGCATCGCGATTATCCTGATGGTAACATAACACCGGTAAAGGCTGATTTAACAGAGAAAAGTGGCTTTAGAGCAATTGTGTCTGAGGTTCCTTCAATAGACACCCTTATTTTAAATGCCGGGAATAGCTTTATCGGATTATTAACAGATATGAGTGAAGAGGATATTGATGACATGATTAGCCTTCATTTAACATCTTCCATTAAGCTTGCAAGGTACTACACGAAAGAGATGGTTCAAAAGAAAAAAGGGTCGATTGTTGTGGTATCATCAGTATTCGGTCTAACTGGAGCTTCATGTGAAGCCGTGTATTCCTCTGTCAAAGGCGGTTTAAATGCATTCGTGAAAGGACTTGCGAAAGAGCTTGGTCCGAGTGGAATTCGCGTCAATGCAGTTGCACCTGGCTACATTGCTACTCCAATGAATGAGGAAATTACAGGAGATGATGAGCAGGTGCTAATCGATGAGATTCCACTCGGGCGCCCAGGTAAACCGGGTGAGGTTGCATCACTCATTTCATTTCTCGATTCTAATGAAGCGTTATACATAAGCGGCCAGGTGATTTCAATTGATGGGGCCTGGCAGTAA
- the yfmF gene encoding EF-P 5-aminopentanol modification-associated protein YfmF, with protein MAIIPHEKTSCGGLTLHRIQTDKYKTTTVVMQFKARLTKETVTKRALLPYVLQSGTGTYPSSKAIRTELEELYGATLGVDLAKKGDFHIMTFRMDFANEKFLSDDKPLMKKVLGLLADVVMNPKKGDSGFDSSIVEKEKRTMKQRIQSIYDDKMRYSNMRLTQEMFPDEPFGLHVYGEAERVDDITPQMLYDYYKQVAAEDEIDLYFVGNLEGIDTEGLVQELFPFKERSTRESETTVKASLDIEEKEVQETQEIKQGKLHMGFRSGIGYVDDEYYALQVFNGMFGGFSHSKLFRNVREKESLAYYAASRYESHKGLIIVMSGIEFKNYSKTVEIIKEQLLAMQNGDFNEEEMKQTKTMIRNQLLETVDDAKGMVELLYHGVVSRKLRTIEEWLEGIEGVTKEQILAVAERIKLDTVYFLKGEET; from the coding sequence ATGGCTATTATCCCTCATGAGAAGACCTCGTGCGGTGGTTTAACGCTACATAGGATCCAGACGGATAAATATAAAACGACGACGGTCGTGATGCAATTTAAGGCTCGGTTAACTAAAGAGACGGTTACGAAGCGAGCACTTTTGCCTTATGTGCTACAAAGTGGTACGGGGACGTATCCTTCGTCAAAGGCGATTAGAACCGAGCTTGAGGAATTGTATGGTGCTACGCTTGGTGTTGATCTTGCCAAAAAGGGAGATTTTCATATCATGACGTTTCGAATGGATTTCGCAAATGAGAAATTCCTTTCTGATGACAAACCTCTAATGAAGAAAGTGCTTGGTTTGCTTGCGGATGTTGTTATGAACCCGAAAAAAGGTGATTCAGGCTTTGATTCGTCGATCGTTGAGAAAGAGAAGCGCACAATGAAGCAGCGGATTCAATCGATCTATGATGATAAAATGAGATATTCAAACATGAGATTGACGCAGGAAATGTTTCCTGATGAACCATTTGGGCTTCACGTATATGGAGAAGCTGAACGCGTCGATGACATTACACCTCAAATGCTTTATGACTATTATAAGCAGGTAGCAGCAGAGGATGAAATTGATCTTTATTTTGTCGGTAATTTAGAAGGAATCGATACAGAAGGTCTTGTGCAGGAGCTTTTTCCTTTCAAGGAACGGAGCACAAGGGAATCTGAAACAACCGTAAAAGCGTCGCTTGATATAGAAGAGAAGGAAGTACAGGAAACGCAGGAAATCAAGCAGGGGAAACTTCATATGGGCTTTCGTTCTGGAATTGGATATGTGGATGATGAATACTATGCGCTTCAAGTATTCAACGGCATGTTCGGTGGATTTTCTCATTCGAAATTGTTCCGAAACGTTCGTGAAAAAGAGAGCCTTGCGTACTATGCTGCATCGAGATATGAAAGCCATAAAGGGTTAATCATTGTCATGTCGGGAATTGAGTTTAAAAATTACTCCAAAACTGTTGAAATCATTAAAGAGCAGCTCCTTGCGATGCAAAATGGTGATTTTAATGAAGAGGAAATGAAGCAAACGAAAACAATGATTCGAAATCAGCTGCTTGAAACGGTGGACGATGCAAAAGGCATGGTAGAACTGCTATACCATGGCGTTGTTTCTCGTAAGCTTCGTACGATTGAGGAGTGGCTTGAAGGCATTGAAGGGGTTACGAAAGAACAGATCCTTGCGGTAGCTGAGAGGATTAAGCTCGATACAGTTTATTTCTTAAAAGGGGAGGAGACTTGA